The following are encoded together in the Planococcus antarcticus DSM 14505 genome:
- the arsC gene encoding arsenate reductase (thioredoxin), translating into MTKKTIYFLCTGNSCRSQMAEGWAKQHLADEWAVYSAGIEAHGLNPNAVKAMNEVNIDISNQSSDTIDTDLLNHADFVVTLCGDAADKCPMTPPHVRREHWGFEDPAKAQGTDEEKWAVFQMVRDAIGTRIATFAETGN; encoded by the coding sequence ATGACTAAAAAAACCATCTATTTTTTATGCACCGGAAATTCATGCCGCAGCCAAATGGCTGAAGGCTGGGCAAAGCAGCATTTAGCGGACGAATGGGCTGTCTACAGTGCAGGAATCGAAGCCCACGGATTAAATCCGAATGCGGTGAAAGCCATGAACGAAGTGAACATCGATATCTCTAATCAATCTTCGGACACTATCGATACGGATTTGCTGAACCATGCAGATTTCGTCGTCACACTTTGCGGCGATGCTGCCGATAAATGCCCGATGACACCACCTCACGTCAGACGCGAACATTGGGGCTTTGAAGATCCAGCGAAAGCCCAAGGGACAGATGAAGAAAAATGGGCAGTGTTCCAGATGGTCCGCGACGCAATCGGCACACGCATCGCAACTTTCGCCGAAACCGGAAACTGA